From one Bacteroides fragilis NCTC 9343 genomic stretch:
- the aroQ gene encoding type II 3-dehydroquinate dehydratase — MRIQIINGPNINLLGKREPSIYGSVTFEEYLAELRKKYPDVELGYFQSNVEGEIIDIIQQTGFDVDGIILNAGAYTHTSIALQDAIRSVTSPVVEVHISNVHAREQFRHVSMIACACKGVICGFGLNSYRLALEALLDK; from the coding sequence ATGAGGATACAAATTATTAATGGTCCCAATATTAATCTTTTGGGCAAGCGTGAACCTTCTATATATGGAAGCGTTACATTTGAAGAGTATTTGGCTGAACTTCGTAAAAAATATCCCGATGTGGAATTGGGCTATTTCCAGTCGAATGTTGAAGGGGAAATCATAGATATTATTCAGCAAACCGGATTCGATGTGGATGGGATCATATTGAACGCAGGAGCTTATACACACACTTCCATTGCTTTGCAGGACGCTATCCGCTCCGTAACCTCTCCTGTAGTTGAAGTTCATATATCCAATGTTCATGCCCGTGAGCAGTTCCGCCATGTATCTATGATTGCTTGTGCTTGTAAAGGTGTTATTTGTGGATTTGGATTGAACTCATATCGTCTGGCACTCGAAGCTTTATTAGATAAATAG
- the xerD gene encoding site-specific tyrosine recombinase XerD, protein MKLEEKTKKKDEQGLIIKKYQQYLKLEKSLSKNTLEAYLTDLEKLLSFLSAEGVEILEVSLTDLQRFAAGLHDIGIHARSQARIISGIKSFFHFLIIADYIEADPSELLEGPKIGFKLPEVLTVEEIDRIISTIDLSKNEGQRNRAILETLYSCGLRVSELTGLKLSDLYFDEGFIKVEGKGSKQRLVPISPKAIQEIKLYFLDRNRINIKKDHEDYLFLSRRGTHLSRIMIFHLIKELADMAGITKNISPHTFRHSFATHLLEGGANLRAIQCMLGHESISTTEIYTHIDRNMLRSEIIEHHPRNIKYRQEKKPFR, encoded by the coding sequence ATGAAATTAGAGGAAAAAACAAAAAAGAAGGATGAGCAAGGGCTGATTATCAAAAAGTACCAACAGTATCTGAAACTGGAAAAGTCCTTATCCAAAAACACACTGGAGGCTTACTTGACAGACCTGGAGAAGTTACTAAGTTTTCTATCAGCCGAAGGCGTGGAGATACTTGAAGTCAGCCTGACAGATCTTCAACGCTTTGCTGCCGGATTACATGATATTGGTATCCACGCCCGTTCACAGGCACGTATCATTTCAGGTATTAAATCCTTTTTCCACTTTTTGATTATAGCTGATTATATAGAAGCCGATCCCAGCGAATTGCTGGAAGGTCCCAAAATCGGATTTAAACTTCCGGAAGTACTGACTGTAGAAGAAATAGACCGGATTATTTCGACAATAGACCTGAGTAAGAACGAAGGGCAACGAAATCGGGCAATCCTGGAAACGCTTTACAGCTGTGGATTACGGGTTTCCGAGTTAACCGGACTAAAACTATCAGACTTGTACTTTGACGAAGGTTTCATTAAAGTAGAAGGAAAGGGCAGCAAGCAACGATTAGTCCCTATCTCTCCCAAAGCGATCCAGGAAATAAAGCTTTATTTCTTGGATCGAAATCGGATCAATATAAAAAAAGATCATGAAGATTATCTGTTTTTAAGCAGGCGAGGTACCCATTTATCACGAATCATGATCTTTCATCTCATCAAAGAGCTGGCCGATATGGCGGGAATTACCAAAAATATCAGTCCGCACACATTCCGCCACTCCTTTGCGACACACTTACTTGAAGGAGGCGCCAATCTGCGGGCTATCCAATGCATGTTGGGGCATGAGTCTATTTCGACTACCGAAATCTACACCCACATCGACCGCAATATGTTGCGAAGTGAAATCATAGAACATCATCCACGCAACATCAAATACCGACAAGAAAAAAAGCCGTTTCGGTAA
- a CDS encoding tetratricopeptide repeat protein produces the protein MIKKLYLPLLMALVVALSSCSNKMGALSSDYFTTTPQVLEAVGGKVPVTINGKFPEKYFKKNAVVEVTPVLKWEGGQVKGQPAVFQGEKVEGNDQTISYKMGGNYTMKTTFDYVPEMAKSELYLEFNAKVGKKTIAIPAVKIADGVISTSELINNTLSSANPALGDDAFQRIIKEAHNANIMFLIQQANIRSSELKTAKEFNKEVANVNDAENKKISNIEISAYASPDGGVKLNTGLAENREGNTTKLINKDLKKAKIEVPVDAKYTAQDWEGFQELVSKSNIQDKELILRVLSMYQDPEQRETEIKNISSVYKTLADEILPQLRRSRLTLNYEIIGKSDEEIANLAATDPKQLNVEEILYAATLTNDPAKKADIYTKASQQFPNDYRAFNNLGKLAYQAGDLDKAQSYVKKAESIKSAPEVNMNLGLIALAKGDKAAAESYLGKAAGAKELNETLGNLYVAQGQYERAVNAFGDTKTNSAALAQILAKDYNKAKNTLAGIATPDAYTDYLMAVLGARTNNTSMLTSSLKSAVAKNPALAKKAATDLEFAKYYTNADFMSIVK, from the coding sequence ATGATCAAGAAGTTGTATTTGCCTTTACTTATGGCATTGGTTGTTGCATTGTCATCATGTAGCAACAAAATGGGTGCACTGTCATCTGATTACTTCACTACGACTCCTCAGGTACTGGAAGCTGTAGGTGGTAAAGTTCCTGTGACTATCAACGGAAAGTTCCCTGAAAAGTATTTCAAAAAGAACGCAGTTGTTGAAGTAACTCCGGTTCTGAAATGGGAGGGTGGACAAGTTAAAGGACAGCCTGCCGTATTCCAGGGTGAAAAGGTAGAAGGTAACGACCAGACTATCTCTTACAAGATGGGTGGTAATTACACGATGAAAACTACATTCGACTACGTTCCTGAAATGGCAAAATCTGAACTTTACCTTGAGTTCAACGCAAAAGTCGGAAAGAAAACAATCGCTATCCCTGCTGTAAAAATCGCAGACGGTGTGATCTCTACTTCTGAATTGATTAACAACACTTTGAGCAGTGCTAATCCGGCTTTGGGTGACGACGCTTTCCAACGTATCATCAAAGAAGCACACAACGCTAACATTATGTTCCTTATCCAACAGGCTAACATCCGCTCAAGCGAATTGAAGACTGCTAAGGAATTCAACAAAGAAGTTGCTAATGTAAACGATGCTGAAAACAAGAAGATCAGCAATATCGAAATTTCTGCTTACGCTTCTCCCGATGGTGGTGTGAAGTTGAATACAGGGTTGGCTGAAAACCGTGAAGGTAACACAACCAAACTGATCAACAAAGACCTGAAGAAAGCTAAAATTGAAGTTCCGGTTGATGCTAAATATACTGCACAGGACTGGGAAGGTTTCCAAGAACTGGTTTCTAAATCAAACATTCAGGATAAAGAATTGATCCTTCGCGTTTTGTCTATGTATCAGGATCCTGAACAAAGAGAAACTGAAATTAAGAACATCTCTTCTGTTTACAAAACTTTGGCTGACGAAATCTTGCCGCAGTTGCGTCGTTCTCGTTTGACTTTGAACTATGAAATCATCGGTAAGTCTGACGAAGAAATCGCTAATCTGGCTGCAACAGATCCGAAACAGTTGAACGTAGAGGAAATTCTGTACGCTGCTACACTGACTAACGACCCGGCTAAGAAAGCTGACATCTATACTAAAGCTTCTCAGCAGTTCCCGAATGACTATCGTGCATTCAACAACTTGGGTAAACTGGCTTATCAGGCAGGTGATCTGGACAAAGCTCAATCATACGTGAAGAAAGCAGAAAGCATTAAATCTGCACCTGAAGTAAACATGAACTTAGGTCTGATCGCTCTTGCTAAAGGTGACAAAGCTGCTGCTGAATCTTACTTAGGCAAGGCTGCCGGTGCAAAAGAACTGAACGAAACACTGGGTAACCTGTACGTAGCTCAGGGACAATACGAAAGAGCAGTTAACGCATTTGGTGATACTAAAACAAACAGTGCTGCTTTGGCACAGATCCTTGCTAAGGACTACAACAAAGCTAAAAACACATTGGCCGGTATCGCAACTCCGGATGCTTACACAGACTACCTGATGGCTGTTCTGGGTGCAAGAACTAACAACACTTCTATGCTGACAAGCAGCTTGAAGAGTGCTGTAGCTAAAAACCCGGCTCTGGCTAAGAAAGCTGCTACAGATCTTGAGTTCGCTAAATATTATACGAATGCAGATTTCATGAGCATCGTAAAATAA
- a CDS encoding TlpA disulfide reductase family protein, translating to MRKIGLLFITIFCLLACKNNSSRISLEGEIKGLTNDTLYLYGTDALYDRIDTIYAEKGKFSYNLNIDSTVIDTLTTAVLLINGHVEYPVFLDKGNQITIKGNIDDLSYLDINGNEPNTSLSLFMKEQRGLGSASDKMMQEKAETFIRQHNSSLASVYLLDKYFVQTPQPDYIKIKEITEAMTGALLDRPYIENISDYIDQLEKVTVGKSAPYFSLPNEKGEKLSRSAERFRNRYLLLNFWASWCDPQPEANAELKRLNKEYKKNKNFAMLGISLDIDREAWETAIKKDTLSWDQVCDFTGLSSETAKQYAILTLPTNILLSPTGKILARDIQGEALTGKLKELLKTEEKKTGKSIR from the coding sequence ATGAGAAAGATAGGGCTTCTATTTATTACCATATTTTGCTTACTTGCATGCAAAAACAACAGTTCCAGGATCAGTCTGGAAGGCGAGATCAAGGGATTGACTAATGACACACTCTACCTGTATGGGACAGATGCTTTGTACGATCGTATAGATACGATTTATGCAGAGAAAGGCAAGTTCAGCTACAACCTCAATATCGATTCTACAGTAATTGACACACTGACTACAGCCGTACTCCTGATAAACGGTCATGTAGAGTATCCTGTTTTTTTGGATAAAGGAAATCAAATTACGATCAAAGGAAATATTGATGATCTCAGCTATCTGGACATAAATGGCAATGAACCAAATACGAGTTTGAGCCTTTTTATGAAAGAACAAAGAGGCTTAGGCAGTGCATCAGACAAAATGATGCAGGAGAAGGCCGAAACATTTATCCGCCAACACAACTCTTCATTGGCAAGTGTTTATCTGCTGGATAAATACTTTGTACAGACTCCGCAACCGGACTATATCAAAATTAAAGAAATAACTGAGGCTATGACAGGTGCACTCCTCGACCGCCCGTATATCGAGAATATCAGCGACTACATCGATCAATTGGAAAAAGTGACTGTCGGGAAATCTGCTCCTTACTTTAGTTTACCCAATGAAAAAGGCGAGAAATTATCACGTTCTGCCGAGAGATTCAGAAATAGATATCTCCTGCTTAATTTCTGGGCTTCATGGTGTGATCCGCAACCTGAAGCCAATGCAGAATTAAAAAGACTGAATAAGGAATATAAGAAAAACAAAAATTTCGCAATGTTGGGAATATCACTCGACATAGATAGAGAAGCATGGGAAACAGCCATTAAGAAGGATACTTTGAGCTGGGATCAAGTATGTGATTTTACAGGACTTAGTTCGGAAACAGCCAAACAATATGCCATACTGACGCTTCCTACTAATATACTGCTCTCTCCCACCGGCAAAATTCTAGCAAGAGATATCCAGGGAGAAGCGCTTACCGGTAAGCTGAAAGAATTACTAAAAACGGAAGAGAAAAAAACAGGGAAATCTATCCGCTAA
- a CDS encoding YifB family Mg chelatase-like AAA ATPase has product MLIKVFGAAVQGIEATLITIEVNSSRGCMFYMVGLPDSAVKESHQRILSALQVTGYKMPTSNIVINMAPADIRKEGSSYDLPLAIGMLAAGETISCQKLSRYMMMGELSLDGTIQPIKGALPIAIKAREEGFDGLIVPSQNAREAAVVNNLSVYGVNNIQEVIEFINGKRELTPTIVNTREEFYACQSDFEYDFADVKGQENVKRALEVAAAGGHNLIMVGAPGSGKSMMAKRLPSILPPLSLGESLETTKIHSVAGKLGRNSSLISQRPFRDPHHTISQVAMVGGGSFPQPGEISLAHNGVLFLDELPEFNRSVLEVLRQPLEDRRITISRVKNTIDYPASFMLVASMNPCPCGYYNHPTKPCVCNPGQVQKYLNKISGPLLDRIDIQIEIVPVPFEKISDRQQGESSATIRQRVIKARQKQEERFSGYPGTYCNAQMTSKQLSSFAQPDTKGLLLLKNAMERLNLSARAYDRILKVSRTIADLEESEQIQPSHLAEAISYRNLDRENWAG; this is encoded by the coding sequence GTGCTAATAAAAGTATTCGGAGCGGCTGTACAAGGCATTGAAGCAACCCTCATTACAATAGAAGTCAACAGTTCACGAGGATGCATGTTCTACATGGTAGGTCTTCCTGATTCAGCCGTTAAAGAAAGCCATCAGCGTATTCTGTCTGCCTTACAAGTGACCGGCTACAAAATGCCAACCAGCAATATAGTCATTAATATGGCTCCGGCAGATATTCGCAAAGAGGGTTCATCCTATGATCTCCCCTTGGCCATTGGCATGCTTGCAGCTGGCGAAACAATCTCATGCCAGAAGCTATCACGTTACATGATGATGGGTGAATTAAGTCTTGACGGAACTATCCAACCCATCAAAGGAGCCTTACCTATAGCCATCAAAGCACGCGAAGAGGGATTTGACGGATTAATCGTACCTTCACAAAATGCACGGGAAGCGGCGGTAGTCAATAATCTGTCAGTATATGGAGTAAATAATATACAGGAAGTAATTGAGTTCATCAATGGTAAACGTGAACTGACACCAACCATAGTCAATACCCGTGAAGAATTTTATGCGTGTCAGAGTGATTTTGAATACGATTTTGCAGATGTAAAAGGCCAAGAGAACGTTAAACGGGCACTTGAGGTAGCGGCGGCAGGAGGACACAATTTAATTATGGTAGGAGCCCCCGGAAGTGGTAAATCAATGATGGCCAAAAGATTACCTTCCATACTTCCCCCCTTATCCTTAGGAGAAAGCCTTGAAACAACCAAAATACATTCGGTCGCTGGTAAATTAGGACGCAATTCCTCTCTGATATCTCAGCGGCCTTTCAGGGACCCGCATCACACCATCTCACAAGTAGCGATGGTAGGAGGAGGCAGTTTCCCACAACCGGGAGAGATCAGCCTGGCACATAACGGGGTACTCTTCCTGGATGAACTCCCGGAATTTAATCGTAGCGTGCTTGAAGTATTGCGTCAACCCCTTGAAGACCGGCGTATAACCATTTCACGAGTGAAAAACACTATTGACTATCCGGCCAGCTTCATGTTGGTAGCCTCCATGAATCCGTGCCCTTGTGGCTACTACAATCACCCGACAAAACCATGTGTCTGCAATCCGGGACAAGTACAAAAATACCTGAATAAAATATCCGGCCCCCTGCTGGACCGAATAGATATCCAAATTGAAATAGTTCCCGTACCATTTGAAAAGATTTCAGACCGGCAACAAGGAGAATCCAGCGCTACCATTCGCCAAAGGGTAATCAAAGCCCGCCAGAAACAGGAAGAAAGATTTTCCGGCTATCCGGGAACTTATTGTAATGCCCAGATGACCAGCAAGCAACTTTCTTCTTTTGCACAACCTGACACGAAAGGGCTATTACTGCTAAAGAATGCCATGGAACGCCTGAATCTTTCAGCCCGTGCCTATGATCGTATCTTAAAAGTATCCCGCACAATAGCTGATTTGGAAGAAAGCGAACAAATACAACCCAGCCATTTGGCAGAGGCAATCAGTTATCGGAATTTAGATCGGGAAAATTGGGCCGGGTAA
- a CDS encoding 6-bladed beta-propeller — translation MKTRMIYHSLAICCLLPAFAFTTGENDPFIKSPTVAKLTNTPNGPLISCDLKALKDTVNFPLSQLTEELQIVKLDNRDEALIGGWIRTTVGEKYILVSNNKQTPYKLFDRTGKFITNIGSYGQGPNEYLNTYAEQLDEANNRIYILPWQSSKILVFDLKGNALDPIPLCLRVPKGKFRVNTAKSEVTVTVLPFPKWPAVVWTQDLKGKRKNFVAPGSLAMPQDFSNEVSMGNNTAAYDVMLMKIMPQPSVDTLYHYNAASNKLEGRFTVKYPSNDKIPWHAYYEIPKYFIGDVSFPIQIDESTFSGSKPAYYMVDKKTLHGNYVRLYNDFISTPSQTIYPSFNNGYYVTNMEPMALKEILEKEVNKKGLTADKKKKVQNLIKTLNDNDNNIVMFAKLKQ, via the coding sequence ATGAAAACAAGAATGATCTATCACAGTTTGGCAATCTGTTGTCTATTGCCTGCTTTTGCTTTTACAACCGGTGAAAACGACCCATTTATCAAATCGCCTACTGTTGCCAAACTAACAAATACCCCTAACGGTCCGCTAATCAGTTGCGATCTGAAGGCACTAAAAGATACTGTAAACTTCCCATTGAGCCAGTTAACAGAAGAATTACAGATTGTAAAATTAGACAATCGGGACGAAGCACTTATTGGCGGCTGGATACGAACAACCGTCGGAGAAAAATATATTTTAGTGAGCAATAACAAACAAACTCCTTATAAACTATTCGACCGGACAGGTAAATTTATCACCAATATCGGATCTTATGGACAAGGCCCGAATGAATATCTAAACACTTATGCCGAACAACTGGACGAAGCCAATAATCGCATCTATATCCTACCCTGGCAAAGCAGCAAGATATTGGTATTCGACTTGAAAGGTAATGCATTGGATCCTATCCCCCTGTGCCTGAGAGTTCCTAAAGGAAAATTCCGGGTAAACACAGCTAAGTCAGAAGTCACAGTCACAGTCCTGCCATTCCCTAAATGGCCGGCAGTAGTCTGGACACAAGATTTAAAGGGTAAACGTAAAAACTTTGTAGCACCGGGAAGCCTTGCCATGCCACAAGACTTCAGTAACGAAGTGTCAATGGGGAATAACACAGCTGCCTACGATGTGATGTTAATGAAAATCATGCCACAACCAAGTGTAGATACCCTCTACCATTATAATGCCGCCAGCAACAAACTGGAAGGACGTTTCACCGTCAAGTATCCTTCAAATGATAAAATCCCCTGGCATGCATATTATGAAATCCCTAAATATTTCATCGGTGATGTCTCTTTCCCAATACAAATAGACGAAAGTACATTCTCCGGCTCTAAACCGGCTTATTACATGGTTGACAAAAAAACATTGCATGGCAATTATGTGCGGCTTTACAACGATTTTATCAGTACCCCGAGTCAGACGATCTATCCTTCGTTCAACAATGGATATTATGTCACTAATATGGAGCCTATGGCATTGAAAGAGATACTAGAGAAAGAAGTAAACAAAAAAGGACTGACCGCAGATAAAAAGAAAAAGGTACAGAACTTGATCAAGACGTTAAATGACAATGACAATAATATTGTAATGTTCGCCAAACTGAAACAATAA